The Etheostoma spectabile isolate EspeVRDwgs_2016 chromosome 4, UIUC_Espe_1.0, whole genome shotgun sequence sequence AAATAGATTAAATAGGTATGGTAATGGTAGCCAAAATGCGTAACATCCTTTGCTATAAGCTCAACAGAATAAATGGCAGTCTGACACTCCATTCGGAAGTGCAAGAAACAAAAGCCACACTTACTCATCCCATCCTTGGCTTCCTGTGAAAACCCTTAACTACAAATTACAAAGTTTCAATCCCTTGATTTTTACATGATGAAATATCAAAACCTGCCCATTGactatatttattaaaatttgaatgaatctgtcaaaagaaattaaaaggaTGTGCAATGAGACGACTGTCAACAATCAACTGTGAGCACACCTCTTAAAGTGGCGGGACTTTTTGCTGTCATGTCTCATGAGGGGCAGACATCTGTTCTTTACACATAAATAAGACAATAGGTAAAATGATGAATCAGATTAAGACTGTTAAATGCGTTATGAAAATGTTGGACCTCTGAATTGGGTCATGGGTTGCAAAGGTTTAACTTTGTTTCAGGTAAGTACAGTTTACGGTTGACcttttgtgttaaatgtgcTTTACCAGATTTAGTCAAACTCAAATaatgaaaaggttttattatgaaatgtaaaaatccagtgttggttttattttccctaATGAAATGTGATAATTTGTaaatgccagtgtttttctatgTTTATGCAGCTCTCCATCAAGTTTAAACAACCTAAAGGGGTCTTTCTGCTTAAACGTTTGGGTGCAGAATCAATTTACCCTGAAATGATCTCTAAATCATCCCGCCAGTTTGTGTGGTGCAGGTTTAACTCAGCTCAGTCTCTGAGTCATGGAAAAAGACTTACCAGCTGTATTTGTCTAAGCACAGATATCTTGTTTAACACAAAACAAGTGTAATTTGTTAGTTTGCCCTCAAGTGATTTATGTTGTCTCCAGGCTATCTCGAGGATGGGAGGGCTGTGGAGGAAGCTGCACACTGTTTGGGTCAATGTTGGGGGTTTACATGCTGGAGTCTACCTCCTCAAGCGAACCGGGGCCGTGTTTGGCCAAACTCCGGAGGATGTCTATGAGTCACGAGGGACGGTTAATGCAGAAGGGGATGAGAAGGGTGACAAGGAGCTCTCTTAATTTACATCCTGCATATAAGTTCCGAATTTATATTTAAGGTCATGAATGAttgatattttttgtatttttattactttgttCAGCGTTAAGAATCTCTGGTCAAGTTTGCcaagcatttgtgtgtaatttttttatttctcatttaGTTTAATGTGAAAAACGCCTAACTGGAAAGAGAAAAGCTATTTTTTATCTTCAGAAGCAGTGTTGGTTCTCACACTCTGTATGACTGAGGCAGTTCATTTGTCATATTGCGGTTCATAAACCTGCTGAAGGTGGTTTTAACTGCACGATTCCCCCCCCCGTACATATTGCCATATTGTTCTGATTAATAAAGATTCAAACAAAATGTCAGTTGATGTAAACATTCTTTGTAAGTGCCACACAGCAATAAGTAGCGCTGAGTAGAATGGGAAGgtgtaattttaaatgtattattattttacatttgaccCGATGTGCTTTCCTCTCCTGGATTTATGTCTACGTGCGAGCCAGCATATGCTGAATGAAAGGAGACTCGCTGTATATATACAGCGAGCTCCTTTCATTCTTCCATAAGTGACGTGCAGCCCTTAGCGAACAGAACACACAGGGTAAAATCAGTCTACAAGTCAAGAGGAATAGGCTTGTAACTCCGACTGAGTAATTATAGTGTGCGTGAACATCTGCATGCGGGAGTAAATACCCTTTGGCCTTTTAGGTATTGCCTAACAGGGAAAATGGTATAGAATTATTTAATAGTTATTGTTAGCGTGGTgctaaaaaacaaagacaggtTGTGCGGTGAATTTATTGTAGATTTAACTCGGGTCTTGATAGTAGGAATGAACTAAAGTTAACATGGGAGGATAATTCAGTTTTAACTATTGTGCTGTAAACAGGATTAATAATAGTTTGAACACGAGCATATTTCAAAAGTCAGGCAGATTTAAGTGTAGTTCCCCCATCATAGATAAACTATAGCCCACATTTCCAGGAACACACACGTGCAGTTGCACAGCCTCTAACCCGTAAATCTTGCGTTAAGGGGAACTAAATTGCTTCATTTCCTTGTGTTAATCAAAGTCACTGGTTCGCAGGTTGTAGACATAATGACGGGCATGACGTAACGTCGATTTAGCGATGAGCAATGCAGATGACCGTGACGTGAGTGACTTCATAAAAAGCCTTGAGATCTGAAGGGACTCGATCCATTGACTTTGCGTTGGGGGAAAGTAAACATACGAGATGATCTGGACCGTTTTTTTGCTTGCCCAAGCTGTCCTGCTTTATTTGATCCTCACACACAGATCGAGGTGAGTTAATGCCTATTTGATTCACTTGTAGTCTACTGTCCTATGCATGTTGTAGGctaaatactgtaatatttgCCAGAACAAAGAAAACCAGGGAAAATACTGCTTTTGACCCTGAGTATGATGATGTGCTCATGTCAACTGATTTCTTgtaacatctgtgtttttgctgtCAATTCTGATGTAAATTCgctagttatttttttttttataaacagacATGTATTGGTTTTCGTGACATAGCTTACTTTAAGTGGGGTATGGATAATGAAACGTGATGATGATATTGAGGGACTCACTTCGCGTCATTATGTCCAGCAAAACCATGTATTAGTTAGGTTGTTTCTGAGGAATGTGGTCAAACAGTGTTAAATTTAGAGTCTATACTTAActggtttttgttttcctctgagGCAGTTGGCCTACAAAATGAATCTGATGTAGTCATTTTTGTGatgtaatttatatttttttaactaatcCCTGTAATTATGTTTGTATGACTAAAAGGTTAGACATTCAAACACAGACTGCACTGTGTGTACACTGACACCAAACACTGATGGTAGTCTATACCAATGTGGCAGAAAATGAAGGACATGCATGTGTCAAATAAGATTCCctgtgtttattgtttatttaggaCTGTATGTGTATTTGCTATCCCAAACTTACAGTTGGATATGAAAAGACAACTTTTTGAATCCACAAAAATTAGTTGAAccattaattttaaattttttttttagatccaAGAGCGATCCACCTTTAGACAAAGGCATTATCCCATGGTTAGGCCATGCACTTGAATTTGGAAAAGATGCATCCAAGTTCTTGAATCGAATGAAGCAGAAACATGGCGACATTTTCACAGTGAGTACAAAACACCTGAAGatgaagtagcctacatttgacaCCACAATCTCACctctgtaaataattaatttttctTTGCAGTTTTAAGGAATTCATATTAGTGTAAGGGTTCAACTTCAAAGTCTTTACATTTTTCAGAAAAATGTAAACTTTTACAATTCTGGGCAAACTCCGTCCACTGAAGAAGATAatgtaatacaaataaaaactccATCAGCTATGAAATGGTCCTTGAGGTGAGATTGTTTTGGCAACTGCTGTTTCCAAGAATGGAAGGCAAGAATTaacttaatataatatattgacTAGTCACTTCTGATGCTAAATATcagcaaaagaaaaagggaagtcGTGTTTGTAAAGTAATAAAGTGCAACTTTTAATTACACTGGAATACaattttctgcttgttttcataTAGAATATAATCTGGGATCTCCAAATGTGTCTGTTGAATACATTTAGAGATTAAAGAATATATATTCACATCTATGTAACAGCATGTTACAGATACCATCATGCAACATGAATTTACATCAGGAtacactatgattttttttttaaatgatcctttaacagtttcattttttttttttaatgatactAACAAATTATGTTTCCAATAAATGGGATCCTgacttttttaatctatttaaaAGATTTGAGAAATACCGAACTTCATCAGAAATGCATGCTAAATAATGTGCTCCATTATACCTGCATGTATTATATATTGTCACTTTTGCACTGATGATGTGCAGGTGCGTGTTGCTGGACGTTACGTCACTGTGCTGCTCGATCCACACTCATACGACACAGTCATCAATGACTCGGACTCCCTGGACTTTACTCGCTATGCACAGGTGCTCATGGAACGGATCTTTAACCTGCGGCTCCCACATCACCAGCCAGCGAAAGCAAAAGCAATGACCAAAAAGTATGTCCTCATTGCATTATACTCTAAACTGAAAGCTTGTtctgtatattttcattttcattttatgtaaatgtaaaagggAACATTGTTCATGGGAATCCACCCATTCAAGTCTCATGATTGGCACCACTGTGGGTAATTCAGAAAAACACCCTTCCTACTTTTGGGAAATCTTTTCAGGgcttcttgttttgttgttgcattcTACACAGTCGTCGTTCATTGTGTTGAACTAAGAGAAATCTTACTTTAGTGGGGTATTGGCAGACATCAAAGACAGCAGGGGCAAGCCACATACTCAATGTTATCTTTATAGGTTAAAAAGATCGACACATCTGAGTTATTTGTCTTTGCAGCTTTCTCCTCCTTTCATTGCTTATTGTGTTACCACTTTACCAACATTTGCTAAATGTAAAACCTAAGTTATATTACCTTAGGCAACTAGGTCAACAAATAGCAGTAACAATGTGTGTCATGGCAACACCATCAATCAGCGTGACATGATTTACAGAGTTCCCCGCCATGGTACCGTAGTTAACATTTACTTATCGCCGCTGCAACGTTTTGTTTCCGCAGGCACTTCCAAGGAATGAATTTGTCTGCTCTAAACAGCACTATGAGCAGACACCTGCAGGCCTCACTGAAAGCTGAGATGCCTCCGAACCAGAAAGACTGGAAAGAGGAGAGACTGTTCAACCTCTCCTACAGCTTACTCTTCAAGTAAGAGTGCCCTCTAATCCCACACAAACACGCAtgcacgtacgcacacacactcttaacTATGTCAAAAGAATCATTCATGTCAAAGCCTCCCACTAAACAGTTTACACGCCATTCAACCCTGTAGTCCTCTGTTTgtaaacacagcaagaaaaatGTAGGATGACTTCACTCTTTCACATAAATATTCTAGGTCACCTTTCCGGTCGAGCATTTTGGCAGTATCTAAATGGAGTCGTCTATCATTAGTAAACATAGGAGCGAGCAGATATCTGGAATGTGAAACGGTATATGATAGTAATGTTTCCTGTGACACAGGGACATCCACCATGAGGAGAGCGGAAAGGGGGATTGATTGTGTCTATTCAAACAGAAAAAACTGTGTGGGCTGGTTATCTTTGCatcaagacaaaaaaatgccaTTCATCAACCGAAGAGTCCCGCACATTCCCACACTTATTGTATCTCTATTTTCTCTGCAGGGCGGGGTATCTGACGCTGTTTGGAGGAGAACAGAACAACAACAGCACAGATCCCTCAAGCATCTATGAGGAGTACAAGAAGTTTGATGGTCTCTTGACCAAAATGGCGAGAGGCACACTAAAGCCAGGTAGTGACGCTGACAACACCTCACAATTAAATTCAAAACTTCACGTGCCCGCTGATATTCTTTATCAGTTGATCAGTAGCTTCAGCCAAGGAGCCTGTAGAGCATTGtgatgaaataaatgaaaaaaggcaTTATGCACATTAAGCAAAGATTTGGATCATCAGCATTACAATCCATGAGTCATAAGAAGGCGTTGCATGTTTTTCATAACTTGCGTTGACGACATCAATGGATGTTTTGTCAGATTTGTTTTGCAGTTACCATGGCATTACCATTTGACTTACTCAGTTGCTCACACAGCGTCTaggagcctttttttttttgcttttgaagacttaaacaaaacacagttcaccatcatagacttctacagattgtgatcTAACTTGTATTGTTACCTCACTAGATACACCTTATTTCCCAACGGccttgtctttctttgtgtccTGTATCATTGTTTAGAGTTGCATTTCTTCCATCTGACTATACAAGTCGGCCAATTACAATATGATGCACATCTCCTCCAGTCATGCCTGTAATACTTCATTCACATCAGGCTCAAATGTTTAGGTTTTGCCTGTGATTCATCAACTCATTCACATAGTGATGTTTATCTGtgacagaagagaagaggaCAGTCCAGAGTGTTCGGCAGAGACTGTGGGAGCTTCTGGCTCCAGCAGGTCGGACTGAAGACACAGGGTTGAGCCCTTGGCTCCATGCCTACAGGCAGCTCTGCAGGAGGAAGGGGCCGATGACGAGACACAGAAGAAAGCTGTACTAATGCAACTCTGGGCCACACAGGTGAGTCAAAAGTAACATTCTGTAACAACTGAATTTCAGTTGGTGATCACCACTAGCGATTAGGAAAAACGTCTGCTCAGTCTGATAACTTCATGCCCCTGTGTCTCCGTGGTATCCTCGTGGTGGGAAGTAACCAAATACATTTTATCTGTGTAAGTTTTAGGTATTTTTCACAAgtatttcaatgttcttttctttgttcttcTAATCCACTAGATGTACTTTTTACTTCCCTCCTTTTACATGACAGCTGTCCTTaatagttactttgcagatggATATTTTACCCAAGACAAAATATGGTAATCttctaaaatacaacacattgttAAAGATTAAACTAATGAGTCCAAACTCTTTTCGTGTGCGACCTTACAGAAGTTGGGTCCCCAATTAAGTCTCAAATGTCTATAAGATATATATCTATGATATAAGTCTTATACAGtatagtttaatttaaatgacTGGCCCAAAGAAGTAGAATTATCTAATATTTCACAAATACTTGGAAAGATTAGAGAAAGATTACCccaaataataataggaatttATACAGCTGAACTTctgggttttcttttttccaaccACACTAATCATCTAAACTACCTAACTGTATATAAAGTAGTTCAAACTAGCTCCACCTCTATCAGCTCCAACAGTAAAATGCTACTTATACATTGGCATCAGCATCCACAATCTAGTAATTTATTCTATCTCATAACATATCACGCACAGAGGCTAATTGTAGTACTTCatttttgatactttaaatacattttgctgatgattttttaactttaacttgAACAAGGTTTTGAATGCAGAACTTACTTGTAGTTGAGAATTTTTGACTATGTTGTATTGGTACCGTAAGTAAAAAGTAGTGCAGTACTCTTATTTAGCACATGAGTGTGCTGTTCACTTCTGCTTTCACAGCAGTTATTCTTCCTTTAAGTGAGAATTCAAGTCATGAAAGAGCTTCAGAAATATAAGCAAGAGTATTGTAATGGACCAAATCTCCTGAGACTTCTATGGGTTTGGACTTAGGCTGAATGTTGTCATGACTATTTCTTGCGTCAAAAAATAAGGAAATGACAACTTAATGTCTACATTCAACTTTTCTGTGTCAATACAGTACTCAGTTAACAGTGTTTCTCTTGAAAAACTGGTAAAATCTTTCAGTCGGTTTGGCGGGTGAGTAAAGGTCAGCTAATACATAACTGCATCTCTTCCA is a genomic window containing:
- the LOC116688089 gene encoding LOW QUALITY PROTEIN: prostacyclin synthase-like (The sequence of the model RefSeq protein was modified relative to this genomic sequence to represent the inferred CDS: inserted 1 base in 1 codon) codes for the protein MIWTVFLLAQAVLLYLILTHRSRSKSDPPLDKGIIPWLGHALEFGKDASKFLNRMKQKHGDIFTVRVAGRYVTVLLDPHSYDTVINDSDSLDFTRYAQVLMERIFNLRLPHHQPAKAKAMTKKHFQGMNLSALNSTMSRHLQASLKAEMPPNQKDWKEERLFNLSYSLLFKAGYLTLFGGEQNNNSTDPSSIYEEYKKFDGLLTKMARGTLKPEEKRTVQSVRQRLWELLAPAGRTEDTGLSPWLHAYRQXLQEEGADDETQKKAVLMQLWATQGNVGPAAFWLLGYLLTNPEALIAVKRELSGISPMETSETSLLDRPVDTPVFDSVLEETLRLTAAPFITREVVQEKTLHMADGQEYMLRKGDRVCLFPFNSPQMDPEIHHEPQKYKYDRFLNEDGSVKRDFYKGGRRLKYYTMPWGAGTNGCVGKQFAMHTIRKFVYLVLTNYDLELCDPNAHMPEVNASRYGFGMLQPEGDLLVRYKPRNTH